In Streptomyces sp. P3, one DNA window encodes the following:
- a CDS encoding type IIA DNA topoisomerase subunit B → MTAETSVPSTALLAGADRDGSNYTARHLLVLEGLEAVRKRPGMYIGSTDSRGLMHCLWEIIDNSVDEALGGYCDHIEVILHDDASVEVRDNGRGIPVDVEPKTGLSGVEVVMTKLHAGGKFGGGSYAASGGLHGVGASVVNALSARLDVEVDRGGNTHAISFRRGVPGSFAAGGPDAKFEPGGLRKVKGVAKNRTGTRVRYWADRQIFLKDAKLSLENLHGRARQTAFLVPGLTIVVRDEYGLGDGGSKGEESFRFDGGISEFCEYLATDKPVCDVLRFTGQGTFKETVPVLDDHGQMTPTEVTRELGVDVALRWGTGYDTNLRSFVNIIATPKGGTHVAGFEQAVAKTMNEVLRAKKLLRVAEDDIVKDDALEGLTAVVTVRLAEPQFEGQTKEVLGTSAARRIVNTVISRELKAFLTSTKRDAAAQARVVMEKAVAAARTRIAARQHKDAQRRKTALESSSLPAKLADCRSDDVERSELFIVEGDSALGTAKLARNSEFQALLPIRGKILNVQKSSVTDMLKNAECGAIIQVIGAGSGRTFDIDAARYGKIIMMTDADVDGSHIRTLLLTLFHRYMRPMVEAGRVFAAVPPLHRIELVQPRKGQDKYVYTYSDRELRDRLMEFQSKGVRYKDSIQRYKGLGEMDADQLAETTMDPRHRTLRRINLSDLESAEQVFDLLMGNDVAPRKEFISSSAATLDRSRIDA, encoded by the coding sequence GTGACCGCCGAAACGTCCGTGCCGTCCACAGCGCTGCTGGCAGGAGCAGACCGGGACGGTTCCAACTACACCGCGCGGCACCTGCTCGTCCTCGAGGGCCTCGAGGCCGTGCGGAAGCGCCCGGGCATGTACATCGGCTCGACCGACAGTCGCGGTCTGATGCACTGCCTGTGGGAGATCATCGACAACTCGGTCGACGAAGCCCTGGGCGGGTACTGCGACCACATCGAGGTGATCCTCCACGACGACGCCTCGGTCGAGGTCCGTGACAACGGCCGGGGCATCCCCGTCGACGTCGAGCCCAAGACCGGCCTGTCCGGCGTCGAGGTCGTCATGACCAAGCTGCACGCCGGCGGCAAGTTCGGCGGCGGCTCCTACGCCGCCTCCGGCGGTCTGCACGGCGTCGGCGCCTCCGTCGTCAACGCCCTGTCCGCCCGACTCGACGTCGAGGTGGACCGAGGGGGGAACACGCACGCGATCAGCTTCCGGCGCGGTGTCCCCGGCTCCTTCGCCGCGGGCGGTCCCGACGCCAAGTTCGAGCCGGGCGGCCTGCGCAAGGTCAAGGGGGTCGCCAAGAACCGCACCGGCACCCGCGTGCGGTACTGGGCCGACCGGCAGATCTTCCTCAAGGACGCCAAGCTCTCCCTGGAGAACCTCCACGGCCGTGCCCGCCAGACCGCCTTCCTGGTGCCCGGCCTGACCATCGTCGTCCGCGACGAGTACGGTCTCGGCGACGGTGGCAGCAAGGGGGAGGAGTCCTTCCGCTTCGACGGCGGCATCAGTGAGTTCTGCGAGTACCTGGCCACCGACAAGCCGGTCTGCGACGTCCTGCGCTTCACCGGGCAGGGCACCTTCAAGGAGACGGTCCCGGTCCTGGACGACCACGGGCAGATGACACCGACCGAGGTCACCCGTGAGCTCGGCGTCGACGTGGCGCTGCGCTGGGGCACCGGCTACGACACGAACCTCAGGTCGTTCGTCAACATCATCGCCACGCCCAAGGGCGGCACGCACGTCGCGGGCTTCGAGCAGGCCGTCGCCAAGACGATGAACGAGGTGCTGCGCGCCAAGAAACTGCTGCGCGTCGCCGAGGACGACATCGTCAAGGACGACGCCCTGGAGGGCCTGACCGCCGTCGTCACGGTACGCCTGGCCGAACCTCAGTTCGAGGGGCAGACGAAGGAGGTCCTCGGTACCTCGGCCGCCCGGCGCATCGTGAACACGGTGATCTCCAGGGAGCTCAAGGCCTTCCTGACCTCGACCAAGCGCGATGCCGCGGCGCAGGCCCGGGTCGTGATGGAGAAGGCGGTCGCCGCCGCGCGCACGCGTATCGCGGCCCGGCAGCACAAGGACGCGCAGCGTCGCAAGACGGCGCTGGAGTCCTCTTCGCTGCCCGCGAAGCTGGCCGACTGCCGCAGCGACGACGTCGAGCGCAGCGAGCTGTTCATCGTCGAGGGGGACTCGGCGCTCGGCACTGCCAAGCTCGCCCGGAACTCCGAGTTCCAGGCGCTGCTGCCGATCCGGGGCAAGATCCTCAATGTCCAGAAGTCGTCCGTGACCGACATGCTGAAGAACGCCGAGTGCGGCGCGATCATCCAGGTCATAGGAGCCGGTTCCGGTCGGACGTTCGATATCGACGCGGCCCGCTATGGCAAGATCATCATGATGACGGACGCCGATGTGGACGGCTCCCACATCCGCACGCTGCTCCTGACGCTGTTCCACCGCTACATGCGGCCCATGGTCGAGGCCGGCCGGGTGTTCGCCGCGGTTCCGCCGCTGCACCGTATCGAGCTCGTGCAGCCCAGGAAGGGCCAGGACAAGTACGTGTACACGTACTCGGACCGTGAGCTGCGCGACCGGCTCATGGAGTTCCAGAGCAAGGGCGTCCGGTACAAGGACTCGATCCAGCGCTACAAGGGTCTCGGTGAGATGGATGCCGACCAGCTGGCCGAGACCACGATGGACCCGCGTCACCGCACGCTGCGCCGCATCAACCTCTCCGACCTGGAGTCGGCCGAGCAGGTGTTCGATCTGCTGATGGGCAACGACGTTGCCCCGCGCAAGGAGTTCATCTCCAGCTCGGCGGCGACCCTGGACCGGTCGCGCATCGACGCGTAA
- a CDS encoding serine protease, translating to MRRLLVRALSRPLILAAVAMVIPLASAAPAASDGVVLGGYPVDVSQSPWTVALSSRDRFGGMRSGQFCGGVAVGSTTVLTAAHCMGEEALGGPPERVSDLKVVAGRTDLYSDVGQEVAVRSVWVNPRYDRSSNAGDFAVLTLAAPLPAGAAIGMAAAGDTAYRPGGEALVYGWGDTTGFGAYPHTLRAAPVHVLADSLCERAYPGSSDGAYLAQSMVCAGETRGGRDACQGDSGGPLVAQGRLIGLVSWGSGCGRPGSPGVYTRVSDALRTLGWNVAARGALRAPDGP from the coding sequence ATGCGACGTCTCTTGGTCCGGGCCCTGTCCCGGCCGTTGATTCTCGCGGCCGTGGCCATGGTCATACCGTTGGCCTCCGCCGCCCCCGCCGCCTCCGACGGCGTCGTCCTCGGGGGCTATCCGGTCGACGTCTCGCAGAGCCCGTGGACGGTCGCACTGTCCAGCCGTGACCGGTTCGGAGGTATGCGCTCGGGACAGTTCTGCGGTGGTGTGGCGGTCGGCTCGACGACCGTGCTCACGGCGGCGCACTGCATGGGCGAGGAGGCCCTGGGAGGGCCGCCGGAGCGGGTCTCGGACCTCAAGGTCGTCGCCGGCCGCACGGACCTCTACTCGGACGTGGGGCAGGAGGTCGCGGTACGCAGCGTCTGGGTGAACCCCCGTTACGACCGCTCCAGCAACGCCGGGGACTTCGCCGTGCTCACGCTGGCCGCGCCCCTCCCGGCGGGAGCGGCCATCGGCATGGCCGCCGCGGGTGACACGGCGTACCGGCCCGGCGGGGAGGCCCTGGTCTACGGCTGGGGGGACACCACGGGGTTCGGCGCGTACCCGCACACGCTCCGGGCGGCGCCCGTGCACGTGCTGGCCGACTCGCTCTGTGAGCGGGCGTACCCGGGTTCGTCGGACGGTGCGTACCTCGCGCAGAGCATGGTGTGCGCCGGAGAGACGCGCGGGGGCCGGGACGCCTGCCAGGGGGACAGCGGCGGGCCCCTGGTCGCGCAAGGCCGGCTCATCGGGCTCGTGTCGTGGGGCAGCGGTTGTGGACGGCCCGGCAGCCCCGGCGTCTACACGCGGGTCTCCGACGCTCTGCGGACGCTCGGCTGGAATGTCGCCGCCCGAGGCGCGCTCAGGGCTCCTGACGGCCCCTGA
- a CDS encoding RNA polymerase sigma factor, with amino-acid sequence MSASTSRTLPPEIAESVSVMALIERGKAEGQIAGDDVRRAFEADQIPATQWKNVLRSLNQILEEEGVTLMVSAAEPKRTRKSVAAKSPAKRTATKTVAAKTVTTRKTTADAAPATQAAPAVDDPAEEEAAPARKAAAKKTTTAKKTVAKKTVAAKKTAAKKTAGKKDDGEPVEEEAIEDAPKAGDEPEGTESAGFVLSDDDEDDAPAQQVAAAGATADPVKDYLKQIGKVPLLNAEQEVELAKRIEAGLFAEDKLANADKLAPKLKRELEIIAEDGRRAKNHLLEANLRLVVSLAKRYTGRGMLFLDLIQEGNLGLIRAVEKFDYTKGYKFSTYATWWIRQAITRAMADQARTIRIPVHMVEVINKLARVQRQMLQDLGREPTPEELAKELDMTPEKVIEVQKYGREPISLHTPLGEDGDSEFGDLIEDSEAVVPADAVSFTLLQEQLHSVLDTLSEREAGVVSMRFGLTDGQPKTLDEIGKVYGVTRERIRQIESKTMSKLRHPSRSQVLRDYLD; translated from the coding sequence GTGTCGGCCAGCACATCCCGTACGCTCCCGCCGGAGATCGCCGAGTCCGTCTCTGTCATGGCGCTCATTGAGCGGGGAAAGGCTGAGGGGCAGATCGCCGGCGACGATGTGCGTCGGGCCTTCGAAGCTGACCAGATTCCGGCCACTCAGTGGAAGAACGTACTGCGCAGCCTCAACCAGATCCTCGAGGAAGAGGGTGTGACGCTGATGGTCAGTGCCGCGGAGCCCAAGCGCACCCGAAAGAGCGTCGCAGCGAAGAGTCCGGCCAAGCGCACCGCCACCAAGACGGTCGCGGCGAAGACGGTGACCACGCGGAAGACCACCGCTGACGCCGCCCCGGCCACCCAGGCCGCACCTGCTGTGGACGACCCCGCAGAAGAAGAAGCCGCCCCCGCCAGGAAGGCGGCTGCCAAGAAGACCACGACGGCCAAGAAGACGGTCGCGAAGAAGACCGTGGCGGCCAAGAAGACGGCGGCCAAGAAGACCGCCGGCAAGAAGGACGACGGCGAGCCGGTCGAGGAAGAAGCCATCGAGGACGCCCCCAAGGCGGGCGACGAGCCCGAGGGCACCGAGAGCGCCGGCTTCGTCCTCTCCGACGACGACGAGGACGACGCGCCGGCCCAGCAGGTGGCCGCCGCGGGCGCCACCGCCGACCCGGTCAAGGACTACCTCAAGCAGATCGGCAAGGTCCCGCTGCTCAACGCCGAGCAGGAGGTCGAGCTCGCCAAGCGCATCGAGGCCGGTCTGTTCGCCGAGGACAAGCTGGCCAACGCCGACAAGCTCGCACCGAAGCTCAAGCGCGAGCTGGAGATCATCGCGGAGGACGGCCGCCGCGCCAAGAACCACCTCCTGGAGGCCAACCTCCGTCTGGTGGTGTCCCTGGCCAAGCGTTACACCGGCCGCGGCATGCTCTTCCTGGACCTCATCCAGGAGGGCAACCTCGGTCTCATTCGCGCGGTCGAGAAGTTCGACTACACCAAGGGCTACAAGTTCTCCACGTACGCCACCTGGTGGATCCGGCAGGCGATCACCCGCGCGATGGCCGACCAGGCCCGCACCATCCGTATCCCGGTGCACATGGTCGAGGTCATCAACAAGCTCGCGCGCGTGCAGCGTCAGATGCTTCAGGACCTGGGTCGCGAGCCCACGCCGGAGGAGCTGGCCAAGGAACTCGACATGACCCCCGAGAAGGTCATCGAGGTCCAGAAGTACGGCCGTGAGCCCATCTCGCTGCACACCCCGCTGGGCGAGGACGGCGACAGCGAGTTCGGTGACCTCATCGAGGACTCCGAGGCCGTCGTGCCGGCGGACGCGGTCAGCTTCACGCTTCTGCAGGAGCAGTTGCACTCGGTCCTCGACACCCTGTCCGAGCGGGAGGCGGGCGTCGTCTCGATGCGGTTCGGTCTCACCGACGGTCAGCCGAAGACCCTCGACGAGATCGGCAAGGTCTACGGCGTCACGCGTGAGCGGATCCGCCAGATCGAGTCCAAGACCATGTCGAAGCTGCGTCACCCGTCACGTTCGCAGGTGCTGCGCGACTATCTCGACTAG